The Glycine soja cultivar W05 chromosome 15, ASM419377v2, whole genome shotgun sequence region TATTCACCTTATGCATTTTCCCTGGCATCAGTGTTCCCTATTTTAGTTAGAGTCTCTTATGTGACCTCCAACTTAATTTCCATTTATTCCTTTTGGTTTATTATCTGTTAAACTTAAGATtttgtctgttttttttttttggtcagcaAGATTTTGTCTGTTTGAGCATTGTGTATTCTttatcttgtttgtttgcctgAATGTTACTTCTGTCATGGAATGCCTTTTAGGTCAAGtataaagtttttatgcaagaaTTATACATGCTATTTGGGTTTGTGGCTTTGTGCTACTTGCCCCATCAGTTGCATTTGCTTGAAATCTATGACAATACTAGGAACACCTTGTGCTGTATGTTTCTTTGTTGAGCTAGGTGCGCATGCTGCCATCCTTTTTTTATCTCAATCTATTTTCTATACTAGCTTGAGTTGTTCAaactttgttttcatgggtAATCTTTATGTTTCCTTcatgtgatttttaattaggactGATTCTAGTTTTCCATTTTCTAGAAATTAGGAGTACTTCATTTTCTTGAACGTGAGTGTCTTTTGAAATATGATAAACTAGTCTTCAATGTTCCTCTCTGCTGTAATTGTTGTCTCTCCTCTCGTCTTGCATTAGTGTTTCTCTTTTGACTTTAGTTCAAGGAAAGtatcttaatatatttaatttatgagaaATATTAGCAACATTATGTCTGACACTCTCTTTCTAACACTATCTCTactattggttgaaatttattggaaatcacTAATTTTGGTGGGTCCCACTTTTAAATCAAAAGTGTCATTAAATGAGAAATAGGACCCACCAAAATAGGTGACTTCCAATCAATTTCAGTCAATAATATAGTGTTACAAAGAGTGTCAAATCAAAGAATGTGTCGCTACTATTCCTCGTAACTTTGGCACCAGTgtacattagtttttttttttttacactatggGTTTACAAAACTAGCACTTGGTAATGATAAGTTTGCCTATTCAATTGAATTGTTTATGAAAAATTTCTTGACTGCCTTCTTAATCATCAATCTAATGTTTGTGTTTGATAATCAGGGGGCGGCACCAGCTTGCATTCATTATGCACAACATGGAGTGTGTAAGTTTGGTTCTGCATGCAAATTCGATCATCATATGGGATCACTGAGTTATAGTCCATCTGCTTCTTCCCTGGCTGACATGCCAGTTGCACCCTATCCTGTGGGTTCAACAATTTCTACTCTTGCtccatcatcttcatcttcagagTTGCGGCCTGAACTTACCTCAGGATCTAGCAAGGAGTCTGTTCCATCCAGAATGTCTTCATCAACATTGACTGGGTCAATTGGCTTGACTTTGTCAACTGGTGGGCCCATTTCTCAATCAAGCACTCAACCACCTTCCCAAAGTTCAGGTCCTTTAGCCACTGTCATTAGCACCACAAGTAGCAATGTCTCTCCCACCTCAACCTAAGCAATGTGAATGCATACCTCATCATTACTCCTTTTTTCAATCTCAATTCTTCCACTGGACATAATTATTCTAGGAGGTCCTCCAATAGGTTTTGTTTTCAGTTGTCCCAGTTCAACTTTCAGGTCTAGCACACTTCACACCAAATTATCTTTGTGTTCATATAAACTTTTGTGGCCATCTCTTTGATCTCGAATAAACCATGGCCACCCTTGAGAATTTTAGCAATCCATACGACCACCTTGCTTTTGAATAACTCAGAATCTGCAAGCCCATTGTGCACATGCCCTTTCACATCTCCAATAGGTTGTGCTGCTTATTTGTGCTCCAATCTTTTTTTGATATGAGAACATTCTGTCCAGACTTTCGTTTGTCATGTGTTTATGACTCTTCACCTGAACCCTTTTTTAATTTGGGAACAATTTTCCATTTCTGCTCTGTAAGTCCTATTCAACGCTTTTCCCAACTTGTATCTAGGGTTTAATGTAAAGAGAAGTAACCAGGAGACTACAATGAGGCTTCACATTGCTATCTTATATGGTTTAGATACACGATGTTGTTGTGACAATGAAAAGCTTGACTTGGtacttaaatttattaaaaaaaaaatacgtatTAGAAACAAATTTAAACTAACGCATTTGAATGtgtaataacttttttctccctTTCTATCAGTTTATACCTCATCAAGCTTTTATGCGAGATCGGGTAAATTtttttggagttttttttttataatttttttatcccccTTGCCCTTCGatcgaatttgattttgttctaAGATGTTTGTTGTATTGTACAGCTCCTGGCGCACAACACAACTTCCATTGAAAGAAACTTTCCGATCAAGTCCTTATGTGCACCATGTGTAATGCATTGGACCAACAAAAACGATATCATGtagcaaaattaaataaataaaattgcacCATCAAATTTCTGTAGCGAAATTTCAAGTTTTCTTTGAGTGGGTAATATGCATGTGAAGAATCTCTCCACTCTAAGAGCTTTGTCTTTTAGAAATTTCATAGTATAATAAAATTGGTGTTTTTGTTGAACTCTTCCCTCTCCACTTTAAGAGTGTTTTTCGGAAAGTCAAAGGGGTCTAACTCAAGTTTgtaagttattgtaaattttttgacattgtatttgattcttataaattaaaaaggagttattttaaatttcttgatattgtatttaatttctatgataaaaaaatagtgtcTCCCTGATGTATGCAATTAtcttgctttttttcttttgtttttttttcttggggtACATTGAGGGTTAGACAAGAAAATCTCCTCTAGGCTTGGATTCTTCACGAGAAGTCccgtaaacttttttttaatgagcTCGGTTAATCTgtttaagtttttaatataaattttgaaagaattgatttgtatttgaaaatgatattttaaaaataatcttaatgaTCATTATAGTTTGATTATAATAAAGTGTTtagagataataaaaaatactgaaaaggatatgatataataataaagaaaattatgatataaatgGACACAACAAACTTTGTGAAAGAAACATGGTCGTGTCGTGTGTCAAGAATAGAAGGCATATCCATGtcatacaataaataaattatagaaatgaTTATGTAATTACAGATGTCTATGTCAAAGCTAAAACTAGCTGTTATTATACACAACCGTTGTTAAGTTAAATACATGGCTGTTTCTAAATTTTCAAGTTAAAAACGTTCGTGAATTACACACTAACGCCTAGATTTAAGTCACgactgtttttaatttttttctcatagcTCAGAACTTCGGGAAAGAGAAATGAAACGTccgagtaaagaaaaaaaaatgaagtgtaatgtgataaaaaaaatgaagtgttTGATCATTAAAAGGAAATGCTATTAATAATGCTATGACTAAAATCTTCACTCACGAAGAACACATTTTAAACTAACGCAaattaccaaataaaataaCAGTTTTCAACTCATATTCTATCAGTGTCAAATATCGTTTTAGAGTCAAACAATCTAAAACAAACGGATACTTTGTGACCTTCCAGAAAATTCCCTCACTTACAGTGCTTCATCCTGAAATTTATAGTTTATTATCATCTGGCATTGTTTTGCGCATTCATACTAGAAGTGTATCAATCAGTTTTATTTTAGAGCATCTACATTGTTAAGTTGCTCATTAAATTACttgaaatgaattttttggGGGTTCTTACACACATCACACTTAAGaacttttactattttttttcgcCAACATGATGAGTCGATGAGTTGCTCAAATGAACCCagttgaaattatttattaaaaatacaactttttgttgttaaaaaatTGCTAAGCAACAGCTGATCACTTATTCCAATCCTAAAATCAATTAACCACCATTGCTTAATTCTAAGAAACTGAGATAAACAACACGTTATAGTTGCTCTTAGTCGGATAACAACTATCTTAAACgcctttatctattattttttaactcgaTTAACCAGCATTTTGGATTTCATCTTTTCTCTACTAAAAAGATATTGGTAAAAGCATGGGAAGGTCTTGAACTAGTCCTTCCCTTGTCCaactatttgttgttgttgttgttgtttttgtaaattattcttTTGCATTTTCCAAGTTTTTCTGAGCTGAGTAAGAATCTCTGTCAAAAATATCTTCCTAgattcataataataaaaggtGTGGTAATTCTTTAACCAACTGAGGTTTTGCACTGTTACAATTGAATATCATTGTCTTTTGCACTAATGCTCCCTAGAAAAAAACCAAAGTGCATGCAAGTACCACGTCATAGTGTGATCAATCTCCACGTAACATATAACTCAATTTTTTAGTTTacgaaaaaattactaaaatttgATTATGTATCACATAGAAATTCATCGAAATCATGATAATTCGACACCATGTAACAATTTCTTGTAAGACACCCGTTTTTAAGACAATGTACCTTACCTCACCCGAGCTCAGAAAGGTGAGTATCCCAAATCAGCATCCCCAAAGGGAGGAAGAGATGGAGAACATGTAGTTGAAGAAACAGGCTCAGCCTGAGTCATGAAACCGTAGCTTGAACTATCAGTGAAGGGATACAATGCATTCATGCACCCTTCCTCAGCCCTTGATGGATTTTTAAACATAGCTGCTAGTTCATTGGAGCTGCAATCCCATAATCCTTTACTAGGGTAAGAAAAATCTGCGGAGTTTGAAGCCACTGTTGTTTGCATGTTCAGGACTTCATGAGTGGTGTCAAAATGTGGCTGAACATGCATGGAACTTGTATTAACGTGGCCAAGCTTAAGGTCATGACTTGAAGCACTGGCATTGCTCTTCCTTGAACAGTTATCCTGAACTATGCATTCAAGATAGCCCGAGTTAGAATCACTGGAGAAGAAGAAATTATCATCCTGAGGTGACCCAGATGAACTCATGCCAGAAGGGTTTTCAATGTGGGAAGAAATGTTACCAAGGTGAGATAGGCCactttgattgattggttgTGGGTTGTGAGTGTTATATGAAGGTGGCAAGAGAGGTTGAGCATTCATAGGAGTGAGAGCATTGTGGAAAATGTTGGTATTGGTGTCTTTGGAATATATGAAGTTGGTTCTTGCTTGGCATCCTTTCATGGACAGAGCAGCTCTGTCATAAGCAAGAGCTGCTTCTTGAGCAGTGTCAAATGTTCCAAGCCAATGTCTTTCTTTAGTTAAAGGGTTTCTGATTTCAGCAGCATATCTACCCCAAGGGCGCCTTCTTACTCCGAGAAACCTTCCAGGTTCTGCTTGCTTTCCCCGGCCTCTTCTCTCACCAGAAGGAGACATGTTACGTTGAAGGAGAGACAAATTCATTTGGGTTTGGTTGGACTCATATCCTTTGAGGGAAGCATCTGAGGTTCTTGAGGTTGACATGGCTTGGAAAATGGCAAGaaagtgtgtgttttttttatcagggGAAAGGGAAGTCAAATAGTGCCACCTCAAGGGAGCATAGAAGAGAATGTGAATGAAAAGGGTGAAGTTGTGGGAAGTCTTTTAAAGACAGTGACTTCATCAtgggagaaggaaaaagagatTTTGCATATGTCATTATGTAAACCGTTTCCCCCCTTTTCACCTACCTATAAAATCTTGTTATTATCTCAGTATATCATAAATCTGTCCAAATTTCTGTCACatgtcaaattttttaatcaacttTTTTCCCCTTTCAACCAATGACATTTTGGTTATTATTATCACAAAATGTTGGTTTTCTCTTTTCCTGTGGTTTTGCACCGGACTGAGGCTAGTTTCTTTTAAATCTCTGGTCTCCATGCCATCATCTACTTCATAGTTAAACTGAGTAGTGAAAATAAAGATTCCCTTAACTTGTCAAATACTTTAAATGGAGCTTACAAACTGCacttttgaattaatatttttttttgcaacagTCACTTTCTTGATAGGTCCAATGACATTTAAAATGTGTTTCCTGTATCTTAGTAACAAGCATAATAACCGATTTACCTTGGTAAGCTAAAATATAGATCTACCTTGTTTTTGAACTCAGTGAACAATGAAAAACTTAGTGAGCCAATTATTTCATCTGGTCCATGCAAGGATTGGCATTTGATTACCATTGGCAAAATTGTATCCTTATGTGTATCAGTTCATGAGTAAAGGCCAAGCTAATCATCAAATTACCTAGAATTCTACCAGCTAAACtctatatatttgaataaaccACCAATTTCGTCCCTGCAGTATTACTCTCTCTCTTAAGTAATCTCTACAATATTAAAACTATCTTTGAAACATTGAAGATTCATCCCTTTAGTTCGTAAGTTGATGTATTTCAGTTCAGTTCAAGGACCAATGTgaaggttttttttaatatttagagGATTACTTAGCAGGATTTTTAATACTTCCCGGACTAGTTGAGCAGTATTTTTTACTTTAGGATGAATGTAATAATTTAACGATGAAATTGATGGTttactccaatttttttcttttcagtacaagagacaatattaaaaaactaaGACACATACACATCAGAAGAAAAAGGCTTGACCCCATAaactattattgttatttgttatatatgtataaaCTACAAATAAATCTATCATAAGGTCTTCACCTTTAACTTTCAGCTAGTACCATTTATGGTGAACTTTACTGGAGGACTGATAGGGCAGACCAGAAATGGAAAGCAACAGCATTAATTGTCTGGATACTAGAGTCTCCAATCTTTGAATTTGGAGGCACTTTATCTTAGCATGCTGTTCACCAGCTGCATGTAATATACACATGTGAAACCTTTTATGCAAAATAATCAACCAATTACATCGTAAACTCTTGTTTGCTTCATAGTTTTCAAAGGGAGCAGTTAAAATTATCTGACCAGGATGAACATTATtcaataatttgatattttgtgTCTTCCCTATCTTGTGTCATTGAAACAACGCCACTCTAGAGTACACAAATGGAAAAGGTTGTCTTATGAAAGGCCCACTTGTTAAATTCTTAGTTTTGTTTGTTACTTCGCATTTCAATGGTAGAATATTCAATTTTGTTGTATGGTTTATATATCTTAGACAGAACTGATGGTAGTAGTTCACATGCCTCAATAATGAAGTTAAGTTAGCACAGGAAAGAGTGTCAAACAATCGAAACCACTCAATTATAAAAGGTTAGAGTTTCTTGTTAATATCTCTTACATGCCAAAAAACATTTGTAGTTTCAAGCAGAGTTTAGTTtcatttaaaactttattattatgtttgtgttTGGGATCATTCAATCAGAAAACCAATTTTGGATTCTAGAATGTTCATTAACAGTTTTcttgtaataataaatattttaatcaaattttggtGGTAGTTATGTCCAAAGGTAAAAATCGTCAGGAGTCATAAATTTTGGCCACAACGTCAAGGTTTATGAGGTCTTCGTTATCACAACTACGACTGCATTTATTTGCAATTTCTTCTATATCAAGGATCACAATAAAACTGTAATTGTgaccgcaatttaaaaccttggtttTGTCTGGACTTTGGATTTATACAACAGCATAAATGTACCCTGCAGAGAGTGTTTAAGAGCTAGTGAGTAAATGTAAGAAAATGGCTAATGGCACAAAATAGTAGATTATCAAACATTGCATGCATGTTCCTTGCAAATTTCCTTTGATCAATTTTCAATAAACTGATAATGAGAGACATGAGTACTGATCTCCAAAAGCCAATGGAAAAAAGGGGTAGTCAAAAAAGGGCAAGGAAAAGCTTAATCGAAGCATGCAAATTGAAGTTGACTAAACCACCCCACAAGACAAAAGCTATAGTGGGCCACAATTTTATTGATTCACAGCTCTTGtagtattataattttactCTCTTTAATTAAGCCTGCAAAATCATTCTATATGGCATTGGAAATAGCATGCCACTAATCATATCAAAAGGGTCAAGccgttttgtttttattttttatttttagcattTTCCCCTTTGCCACACAATGCTTTGTCATCAGTAACACCATGTTGGCTCAATTAAACCTGCAGTGAACCCACTAAATTGTGCAAACAGTGCAAGTGAAAAGTATTCAAATAGGAGACCAAAATGAAAGAGATCACAAACGGCTCAATTACAGTTGTTTGATTAAGAAATCATTTGGGTTTTGACTCTAAAACCTTGACTCTTCCACTAAAGATTTTAAGCAGCCGAAAGATACAGATATGTTTGCTCCATTTGGGCCCCCATGTTTAAGGGTAAgatattattagtattaatgATCTTCTTGTACCAAGACAAGCAAAAAATATGGACAtacataaattcaaaaataaagaaaaagcaaGAAGTTTCTTCTAGTCATAGACTATTAACTATAGAGCTTTAGTTGTATGCTAATCAATGCATGGGAAGAGAAAAACCAGTTTAATTATGAATGACATAATGACAGATTATATACTTATACATAGACACAACACATATAAGGTGTTTATTTGGTAAGAGCATATTTTTATGAGAGGAACTAACTTTAAACATACAACTATAAATTAATAGTCAAGATGACCGACCTCCTTTCTTttctcaatatatataatatgattagATTCTTATATGTAAAGTCTTGGAACTTACCATTTTGTATGAAGAAAGGTTAGTCAGGGCACATCTAAAAAGATGTGTTTTAGTTGGGTTGGCAAATGAATTTTATACAAGGTACTTTGCATATCCCTAAAAtggattgtttttttcttcttcttcataatagtaaaagaaagcacAAAAGATAGCTATCTTTCCCATTTTTCTCAttactttttttagtttatttattgtattatacATGGTTTtggaattacaattttttttccttgttttagATAATTTAATGTATCTTTTCACTTACTTAGGTTATTATTGTCTCttgattttattatgttttagcATCGTAATTAAAGTGacacattaaataataaaatgttattttgtaaaatatgaaAACACTTGCGAATATCTCTTTTTTGAGTTTTTACAGTATAACCTTTATGGTTAGAAGAGAATTTTGCACATTCTCCAAAACTaactcttactttttttttttatgttaaaggTCATCCGGCATTTAGGGATAAAGATAACTATGTTTACTTGGACTTTGACGAAAAATAGACTAACGAGTTTAAGTGACAAGTGTTATAGTAAGCAACTTTTGGTTCAAACCAAACTTGTCTCATGTTTGCTTTAGCACCTTCAGCTTCAGCTTCTATCTGTTCATATACACACTTGTGTCCTCCCACTTTGCAACCAAAGTTCACGACACAATCTGgtcttttttgctttttaaactcttgctttatttttcgctttatttagttaattatgTGCCGTGGTGTTTTGTTCTGTCTTCGTGAATCGTGACCACCACAAAATACGCAGAAATGACATCATATTAAATATGCAAGAAAATTATGTAGAAGTAAGAAATGGAGAAGACAAGAGAATGATGACTAAGTAGAAATATAAATCCGAGAGAGAATATATTTCATATTGGAGAAATGAAGAATGGAAAAGAGTTTTCACAATAGATGTCACCACGGGTTGTATTTATTTCTTACTGGTTCTTAAATTTAATTGGGTCATGAGTCAAACAAAATCAATTGGTTCAATtatttagattgaaaatttgatttttttttcaagagccACCGACGGTTTTGAACACGTTATTACAAGTAGATGTCATGGGGGTTTGCTTTTCTAGAACTTAACGGTCAGTTTGTTTAGAGTGGTTTTGGCGAGAGAGAAGTAGGTGACAAAGAAGTCTGAGAGAACAAGGTTTTCAATTGTttttgagagagaagagagaaaagaatgaTATGACCTACTTAAAAACAAATACTCTTTGAGTGATGAGATTTTgagaggaatttttttttttagatccattaaaattgaaataacatgaatatcatttaattttggaCCACGTAATTATGATATTAGGGATAAATATGTCTTTTAATGCACACCcacttttctttctctcatacttctttcttaattttatcaatctaaacaacttaaaaatctatttattttagtcatttattcttttctttattctcaAAATCTTTATCCTCCAAACAAAGTGGCAGTATTTTcgtgttttttcctttttctttaccttTGTAACAAAATACCTTGTTCTtaaatttggaaaaattcaataatatacAAGTCTATTTAAGAATCGGTTTActcgaataaagatattataGTAagtacaataattatttttagcaAATAAGATTGTGAATTAAACATGTACTATTGAGACTAAATATTCAATGTGATTCTCTAATtgtcaaaatatattatatacaaaGTGGTCCTCCAATTgccaaaatgtaaaattaagaaaattatttaaaaaaataaaaataaatgttcaaTACAAGATTAAGATAATACGTGGTTTAATGAGAATAAAAACAATCCTTAAAATGGTTCTCATTTAAGAATAGCTTATAGAAACACTCTTTTATCAATATGATAATTCAGATTTATAAGAGTATATCATTTTACTCGAATGACAGAAGTATAACTTGCCAATCATCCCCAGTATACAATATAAACTACCCGAGTTTAAATCAATCAAGGGCAGCGATAGAAAGCCGTCAACACTTCTAAAGGACGAACCAAAGTTCAATTCTTACAAAGGCAATTGTTAGGAATGAGTTCAGTTGCCATTGTTAAATATAGAAGTATAATTAATTCTTgaggaaaatttaaattatgctCAACAATTGTTTTCatcagttttaaaatttaaacatctaCAAACAAATGaactaagataaataaaatgatatgatgAAGCTTTGTAAAAGAATAGGAAGACAAAGTTGATGCACACTTGACCCGCTTCCTTACCAGTTACCACCTTTCGTAACTCCTTACTTTCACCTCAGTGATCGATCTTTCCAAATATTCTATATTTATaacggaaaaaaaattattcgacATGAGAATGTAAGGATTTTTATGTGCACATATCACTTCCTTAATTGTTGCACTGCCAATCAACAAGAGTTTCATGAGAATGAAGGCAGGGGAGTTAAGATTGAGAAACTGGTCCTTCTCAGTATTTCATTCCAAACTCAACTCGGGAAAAATCACCAACTTAATTTTGGTTCCAATTTTATTGTGATTTACACATCCCTATTTGGAAGTTAAGGTAACATACAACTATAGCTCTTCGGATTTACAAACCACACTAGTCAGGAAAATCAAAACATAGAGTCGGTGTAGACAAG contains the following coding sequences:
- the LOC114386888 gene encoding ethylene-responsive transcription factor ERF086-like; the encoded protein is MSTSRTSDASLKGYESNQTQMNLSLLQRNMSPSGERRGRGKQAEPGRFLGVRRRPWGRYAAEIRNPLTKERHWLGTFDTAQEAALAYDRAALSMKGCQARTNFIYSKDTNTNIFHNALTPMNAQPLLPPSYNTHNPQPINQSGLSHLGNISSHIENPSGMSSSGSPQDDNFFFSSDSNSGYLECIVQDNCSRKSNASASSHDLKLGHVNTSSMHVQPHFDTTHEVLNMQTTVASNSADFSYPSKGLWDCSSNELAAMFKNPSRAEEGCMNALYPFTDSSSYGFMTQAEPVSSTTCSPSLPPFGDADLGYSPF